A genomic segment from Aridibaculum aurantiacum encodes:
- a CDS encoding NAD-dependent epimerase/dehydratase family protein: MQHTEQNHSPTSVFVTGSTGLVGSHLVAALVGKGYNVSALYRKEIPVVPHQEKVRWIQGDILDVISLEEAMQGVDHVYHCAAVVSFSPKDVDQLFKINIEGTANVVNAAVANNVKKLGYVSSVAALGRTPNVEEINETMNWSEETSNSNYGKSKFHAEMEVWRGIGEGLPAVIINPSIILGAGDWNSGSTKLFKTAYDEFGWYSEGTTGFVDVADVVDAFIQLVESDVSAQRFIISAENITYQELFTIMAKCFGKKPPHKKVTPLLASLVWRLDALKAMFTGNKPLITKETAVAAQATVKYNNSKINQYLHNFNYKPLEESIEAICKSLIKKYNL; the protein is encoded by the coding sequence ATGCAGCATACAGAACAAAATCATTCACCAACATCCGTTTTTGTAACGGGAAGCACCGGCCTTGTTGGCTCCCACCTGGTTGCTGCATTGGTTGGTAAAGGATACAATGTGTCTGCATTATATAGAAAAGAAATACCTGTAGTACCACACCAAGAAAAGGTAAGGTGGATACAAGGAGATATACTGGATGTGATCTCACTGGAAGAAGCAATGCAAGGTGTGGATCATGTATATCATTGCGCAGCTGTTGTTTCCTTCAGCCCAAAGGATGTAGACCAACTTTTTAAAATAAACATAGAAGGCACTGCCAATGTAGTGAATGCAGCGGTTGCCAATAATGTAAAGAAGCTTGGTTATGTAAGCTCAGTAGCCGCTCTTGGAAGAACACCTAATGTAGAGGAGATAAATGAAACCATGAACTGGAGCGAAGAGACCAGCAACAGTAATTATGGTAAGAGTAAGTTTCATGCAGAAATGGAGGTGTGGCGCGGAATAGGAGAAGGACTACCTGCTGTTATCATCAATCCGTCTATTATACTCGGCGCCGGTGATTGGAACAGTGGATCTACCAAACTTTTTAAAACTGCTTATGATGAATTTGGCTGGTACAGCGAAGGAACAACAGGCTTTGTAGATGTAGCAGATGTGGTGGATGCATTCATACAACTAGTAGAAAGTGATGTGAGTGCACAACGTTTTATTATCAGTGCAGAGAACATCACGTACCAGGAGCTATTCACCATAATGGCAAAATGCTTTGGCAAAAAACCGCCGCATAAAAAAGTTACTCCATTGCTGGCATCACTGGTATGGAGACTGGATGCTTTAAAAGCTATGTTCACTGGTAACAAACCATTAATAACAAAAGAAACTGCAGTAGCAGCACAAGCCACTGTTAAGTACAACAATAGTAAGATCAACCAGTACCTGCACAACTTTAACTACAAACCTTTAGAAGAAAGCATTGAAGCTATCTGCAAATCGTTGATCAAGAAATACAACCTGTAG
- a CDS encoding META domain-containing protein, with protein MKSLLFTVAFGIFFTTCSTSENNTTSVGAEALDTPTTAINSEQRDTARKPSVLSGEWQLTAMPGHASNWNKVPILHLDVDSAAFYGNTGCNTISGRFLVRGASITFDNEIMTTKMACTGAYKEQVFLDNLLRVNNYSINDTALHLRQLDTVKMIFKRRPI; from the coding sequence ATGAAAAGTCTATTGTTTACGGTAGCATTTGGTATCTTCTTTACTACCTGTAGTACTTCAGAAAATAATACCACTTCAGTTGGCGCCGAAGCCTTGGATACTCCTACTACAGCCATCAATAGCGAACAGCGTGATACGGCGCGTAAACCATCTGTATTATCAGGTGAGTGGCAACTTACTGCTATGCCTGGACATGCGAGCAACTGGAATAAGGTGCCTATCCTTCACCTGGATGTAGACTCGGCTGCTTTCTACGGCAATACAGGCTGCAATACAATAAGTGGCCGCTTCCTGGTACGCGGTGCCTCCATAACTTTTGATAATGAAATTATGACCACAAAAATGGCTTGTACAGGCGCTTATAAAGAGCAGGTGTTTCTTGATAATCTTTTACGTGTAAATAATTATTCCATTAACGACACTGCGCTGCACCTGCGCCAGCTGGATACGGTAAAGATGATTTTTAAAAGAAGGCCGATATAG
- a CDS encoding N-acetylmuramoyl-L-alanine amidase, whose product MPNRGTVILVSIVAVVSSMYSCTRHPYYATNKQYKQQAKELAQQIRQEPALISGQQPAPAYWVGTTNFNLRKPNIVVLHHTAQNSCEQTLKTFTLTSTQVSAHYVICRDGTIHQMLNDYLRAWHGGVGKWGSVTDINSSSIGIELDNNGTEPFPEVQINSLLVLLDTLKRRHNIPAANFIGHADIAPTRKVDPSILFPWQTLAKRGFGLWYDETKDTIPANFDHLLALKVIGYDLKDSTAAIMAFKRKYFAMERTPPTFSEQEKRLLYSVMRKAL is encoded by the coding sequence ATGCCAAATCGCGGAACAGTAATCCTGGTATCTATTGTAGCAGTTGTTAGCAGCATGTATTCATGTACGCGCCATCCCTACTATGCTACCAACAAACAGTATAAACAGCAGGCAAAAGAACTGGCACAACAGATACGACAAGAGCCAGCTTTGATTTCCGGGCAGCAACCTGCACCAGCGTATTGGGTGGGAACTACTAATTTCAATTTGCGCAAACCCAACATCGTTGTTCTGCATCACACTGCACAAAATAGTTGCGAGCAAACGCTGAAGACGTTCACACTTACAAGTACACAGGTAAGTGCGCATTATGTTATTTGCCGCGATGGAACAATACATCAAATGCTGAATGATTACTTACGTGCATGGCATGGAGGAGTAGGAAAATGGGGTAGTGTAACCGATATCAATTCATCCTCAATCGGTATAGAACTCGACAACAATGGAACGGAGCCTTTCCCGGAAGTCCAGATCAATAGTCTGCTGGTGTTGCTTGACACACTGAAGCGCAGGCACAACATACCTGCAGCCAATTTTATTGGTCATGCTGATATAGCGCCCACACGCAAAGTTGATCCAAGTATCCTGTTTCCATGGCAGACGCTGGCAAAGCGCGGCTTTGGCTTATGGTATGATGAGACAAAAGATACCATTCCCGCCAATTTTGACCACCTCCTGGCGCTTAAAGTTATTGGGTATGATTTAAAAGACAGCACAGCAGCTATTATGGCCTTTAAACGTAAATATTTCGCGATGGAGCGTACACCACCCACTTTCAGTGAACAGGAGAAGCGACTGTTGTACAGTGTCATGCGAAAAGCTCTGTAA
- a CDS encoding 3-hydroxyacyl-CoA dehydrogenase family protein has translation MATTICICGAGTMGSGIAQVAAQKGFTTILFDVSNEMVQKARLALETTLTALETKGKIAEGDKDSIIGRITFTSNVDDCKADVIIEAIVEKLEAKVDLFNKLSSINSPATIYATNTSSLPIGEIAAAVPERSHVAGLHFFNPAPLMKLVEVVAGKDTSPQVVEQLVELAKQLDKTPVVCKDAPGFIVNRVARHYYLEAMKLVELGVADHETIDKVLEAAGFKMGPFKLMDMIGMDINYGVSNIVWNALGKPARLTPSPLQKAKVNNGELGRKTGKGFYNYEKQ, from the coding sequence ATGGCAACAACAATTTGCATTTGTGGTGCAGGCACTATGGGGAGCGGAATAGCACAGGTAGCTGCTCAAAAAGGTTTCACCACCATCTTGTTTGACGTAAGCAACGAAATGGTTCAAAAGGCAAGGCTGGCTTTAGAGACTACGCTTACTGCACTTGAAACAAAGGGAAAGATAGCGGAAGGAGATAAAGACAGCATTATTGGCCGCATCACGTTCACAAGCAATGTAGATGACTGCAAAGCTGATGTTATCATAGAAGCTATCGTTGAAAAGCTGGAGGCTAAAGTCGATCTATTCAACAAGCTATCGTCTATCAATTCTCCTGCTACTATTTATGCTACCAACACATCTTCTTTACCTATAGGTGAAATTGCTGCTGCAGTGCCGGAACGTTCGCATGTGGCAGGTCTTCATTTCTTTAATCCTGCACCGCTTATGAAGCTGGTGGAAGTTGTTGCCGGGAAAGATACTTCACCGCAAGTGGTAGAGCAATTGGTAGAACTGGCAAAACAATTGGATAAAACTCCTGTAGTTTGTAAAGATGCTCCGGGTTTTATAGTGAACCGCGTTGCACGTCATTATTATCTTGAAGCAATGAAACTGGTGGAGCTGGGAGTTGCTGATCACGAAACCATTGATAAAGTATTGGAAGCTGCAGGCTTCAAAATGGGTCCATTCAAGCTAATGGATATGATAGGCATGGACATCAACTATGGCGTTAGCAATATTGTTTGGAATGCATTGGGTAAACCTGCCCGTCTTACACCGTCGCCTTTACAAAAAGCAAAAGTGAATAATGGTGAACTAGGAAGAAAAACAGGCAAGGGATTTTATAATTATGAGAAGCAATAA
- a CDS encoding C40 family peptidase has product MKLLVSIFLLFLLSCNQQEEPRIAITDTFDTTPSEDTIKEDLYIPDEKTIRTGNTTPAEVVEFAKTLIGTPYQYASNDPAKGFDCSGFIHYVFSHFHIQVPRSSVGFTNVEYEVPLADAKPGDLILFTGTDSSVHEVGHMGLITSGGTEKAFIHSTSGKAHGVTITPLNDYYMSRFVKVIRIFKQNDSL; this is encoded by the coding sequence ATGAAGTTGTTGGTTTCTATATTCCTGTTATTCTTACTCTCTTGCAACCAGCAAGAAGAGCCACGAATAGCTATCACAGATACATTTGACACCACTCCGTCAGAAGATACCATCAAGGAAGATCTGTATATACCTGACGAGAAGACAATCAGGACAGGAAATACCACTCCCGCCGAAGTAGTTGAGTTTGCCAAAACACTGATTGGAACACCTTATCAGTATGCATCTAACGATCCGGCTAAAGGTTTTGATTGTTCTGGTTTCATACACTATGTTTTCAGCCATTTTCATATACAGGTACCACGTTCTTCAGTTGGTTTTACCAATGTAGAATACGAAGTGCCGCTGGCGGATGCAAAGCCAGGTGATCTCATCCTTTTCACCGGCACGGACTCTTCAGTGCACGAAGTAGGACATATGGGATTGATCACTTCGGGTGGTACAGAAAAGGCATTTATCCATTCTACTTCAGGCAAAGCGCACGGTGTTACCATCACTCCGCTGAATGATTATTACATGAGCAGGTTTGTGAAAGTTATCCGCATTTTTAAGCAGAACGATTCGCTGTAG
- a CDS encoding UDP-3-O-(3-hydroxymyristoyl)glucosamine N-acyltransferase has translation MKFPTPVSLEWLADFLDAELVGDGSAMATGINEIHRVEQGDLCFVDHPKYYNKSLHSNATYIIINTKDVTVPEGKTLLVVPEPFEAYLKIVRHYRPFKASATPISESAVIGEGTVVMPNVYIGNDVIIGKNCIIHPNVTINPYTEIGDNVVIQAGSVIGSDGFYYNTKKNRDVWYKRMESCGHVVIEDYVEIGAGCTIDRGVTADTRIGAGTKMDNQVHIGHDVVIGKNCLFAAQVAIAGGTTLKDGVTLWGQVGVSKTLTIHENVTVLAQSGVGSDLEAGKVYFGSPVEDALSKKKELVWVKRIPELWKKVMETK, from the coding sequence ATGAAGTTTCCTACACCTGTTTCGCTTGAATGGCTAGCTGATTTTTTAGATGCTGAACTTGTTGGCGATGGTAGTGCAATGGCTACAGGTATCAACGAGATTCATCGTGTAGAACAAGGTGATCTTTGCTTTGTTGATCATCCGAAATACTACAACAAGTCGCTACATAGCAATGCTACTTACATCATCATAAATACAAAGGATGTAACTGTACCTGAAGGCAAAACATTGCTGGTAGTTCCAGAGCCTTTTGAAGCTTATCTTAAGATAGTAAGGCATTATCGTCCATTCAAAGCATCAGCTACACCTATAAGCGAATCTGCTGTCATTGGTGAAGGCACTGTAGTGATGCCGAATGTTTATATAGGTAATGATGTTATTATAGGAAAGAACTGCATCATACATCCAAATGTTACCATCAATCCTTATACAGAGATTGGTGATAATGTAGTGATACAAGCAGGCAGTGTAATTGGCAGCGATGGATTTTACTACAACACAAAGAAGAATCGCGATGTATGGTATAAGCGCATGGAGAGCTGCGGACATGTAGTGATAGAAGATTATGTAGAGATAGGAGCAGGTTGTACAATAGATAGAGGTGTAACGGCTGATACACGCATTGGTGCAGGAACAAAAATGGACAACCAGGTGCATATAGGTCATGATGTAGTGATAGGTAAGAACTGCTTGTTTGCTGCGCAGGTGGCTATAGCAGGCGGTACTACTTTGAAAGATGGTGTAACGCTATGGGGGCAGGTAGGAGTAAGTAAAACACTTACTATACATGAGAACGTAACCGTGCTGGCACAAAGTGGTGTTGGTAGCGACCTGGAAGCAGGTAAAGTCTACTTTGGAAGTCCTGTAGAAGATGCTCTTTCAAAGAAGAAAGAACTGGTATGGGTGAAAAGAATTCCAGAGCTATGGAAGAAGGTAATGGAGACGAAGTAG